In Kaistella faecalis, a genomic segment contains:
- a CDS encoding sulfate/molybdate ABC transporter ATP-binding protein: protein MLLEINHLFFSHSREKDLFRNLNLKIEKGRIIALAGESGCGKSTLLNLIYGLLDWEQGEIIFDGKPIYGPKKNIVPGESEMKLVAQNYDLMPYATVADNVGKFISNINLKEKREKVLELLHVVGLEEYAEILPKNLSGGQQQRVAIARALSVMPKLLLLDEPFSNLDFSRKIELRERLFNYVKEKEISLIISTHEIQEVMPWLDQIIVLHDGRLIQNDHPKEIYQNPYNPYVAKLFGEVNVFSDEEKASFGLAKNFWYPTEIKIADSGKEAQVTESRFAGNYYWNRISLSGKDIVIYTENQIEGTVYLNL from the coding sequence ATGCTATTAGAAATCAATCATTTATTTTTCTCGCATTCCCGTGAAAAAGATCTTTTCCGAAACCTTAATTTAAAGATTGAAAAAGGCAGAATCATCGCTTTGGCAGGCGAAAGCGGCTGCGGAAAATCTACCCTTCTGAATCTGATTTACGGTTTGCTCGACTGGGAGCAAGGCGAAATTATTTTTGACGGAAAACCCATCTACGGACCGAAAAAAAACATTGTTCCCGGTGAAAGTGAAATGAAGCTTGTAGCGCAGAACTATGACCTGATGCCTTATGCTACAGTGGCCGATAATGTTGGAAAATTTATTTCTAATATCAATTTAAAGGAAAAGCGAGAAAAAGTTCTGGAACTGCTTCACGTTGTAGGGCTCGAGGAATATGCGGAAATACTTCCCAAAAATCTGAGCGGCGGGCAACAGCAGCGTGTGGCCATCGCGCGGGCACTTTCTGTAATGCCTAAGCTTCTTCTGCTTGATGAACCTTTCAGCAATCTTGATTTTTCAAGAAAAATTGAACTACGTGAGCGGCTTTTCAATTATGTGAAAGAGAAAGAGATTTCTCTGATAATTTCAACTCACGAAATTCAGGAAGTGATGCCGTGGCTTGACCAAATTATTGTGTTACATGACGGAAGACTTATTCAAAATGATCATCCAAAAGAAATTTATCAAAATCCTTACAACCCCTACGTGGCAAAACTTTTTGGCGAAGTGAATGTATTTTCCGATGAAGAGAAAGCATCCTTCGGACTAGCTAAAAACTTCTGGTATCCAACAGAAATTAAAATCGCAGATTCCGGAAAAGAAGCACAGGTTACCGAAAGCCGATTCGCAGGAAACTACTACTGGAACAGGATTTCACTAAGCGGAAAAGACATCGTGATCTATACCGAAAACCAAATAGAAGGTACAGTATATCTTAATTTGTAA